The DNA window AGCGGTTCAGCCGATGGCCTCACCTCGGACTTGCGATCGTCCGGCCCGACCTTCGATTCCGGCTCGGCTGACTCGCCTGTGCCCGGACCCCTGGCCTCCGGCAGACGGCGCGTCAGACGATAGACCTTGTCGTCAGGGAGGCGGGGGCCGCTCGGTACGGAGTCGGCGCTGTGAATATTCGGCTCGATTTCGCTCGGATTAGCCATGACTTGCTCTTTTTTCCTGGTGCCCGCGCGTCACATCGGTCAGTCAGGTTTCGCGTCGAACCTGGCTGCGGCGCTGCTAGCGCCGGAGTTCGGCGTTGGCCGGGTGCGCGAGGGGTGCGCGTAACCCGCGGGTCGAGACTAACTTTACAAACTGCGCTCATACCGCTAGTCAAATAAAACCACACTGTATCGTTTATATAAGCCAACTTCAGAGACCTGACAAGGAGGATTGTGGATGACGAAGATGGAACCGACGTAAGGCGAGGCCAGTGCCGTGTTCGCGGAACCGGCAGGCACGTGATCTTCCCGTCGAGAGGGGAGAGCACCCGCGGTGCGATGGATACGAAGCAGTGACGGCGTCTACCGCCCAGTTCCGATGGCCTGGGCGAGTCCCGCAGCCGTCGTGATGATGGCCTGCCGCGGAAAGACCTTCTCCAGCAGCACCCGATGCACTTCCTCGTCGCCGTCAGAGCAGCAATCGCCGACGACCAGCAGTTTGTAGTCCGCGTCGGCGGCATGGCGCAGGGTCGAGAGTACGACGCCGCTGGTGACGATCCCCGTCAGGATCAGGGTCTCGATGCCGTTGGCGCGCAGCATCAGGTCGAGATCGGTCCCGGCGAAGGCGCTTACCCGATGCTTGGTGACGACGATTTCCTCGGCCAGCGGCGCGACGGCCGGATGGATCTTCGCATTTTCGGCACCCGCGGCGAATGCGCCCGAGGCCTTGAGCCCGCTGAACGTCGCATTTCGGCCGCTGACCTCCGGATAGCCGGGGCGGAAGCCCACGACCACATAGATCACCCGCATCCCGGCTGTGCGCGCCGCGGCGACCAGCTTCGCCGTCCGATCGAGCAGCGCCTCCGCACCGGCGGCATAGTTGTCGA is part of the Bradyrhizobium erythrophlei genome and encodes:
- a CDS encoding cysteine hydrolase family protein; the encoded protein is MADNLSIDCRTSALLVMDFQMLIVDNYAAGAEALLDRTAKLVAAARTAGMRVIYVVVGFRPGYPEVSGRNATFSGLKASGAFAAGAENAKIHPAVAPLAEEIVVTKHRVSAFAGTDLDLMLRANGIETLILTGIVTSGVVLSTLRHAADADYKLLVVGDCCSDGDEEVHRVLLEKVFPRQAIITTAAGLAQAIGTGR